Proteins from a single region of Segatella copri:
- a CDS encoding RluA family pseudouridine synthase: MVEKPAPLLEWLMENVKGPSKTKVKQTLQGRGIKVNGKTITQFDYALKPGMKVSVSKTKKNQEVFKSRYLKIVYEDRYLIVVEKNIGILSMAAGHSTLNVKTVLDDYFHKTRQNCQAHVVHRLDRDTSGLMIYAKDKQTELALEDDWHHNVYDRRYVALVSGEMEDDEGTVANWLKDNKAYITYSSDTDNGGKYAVTHFHTLERTTAHSLVEFKLETGRKNQIRVHTADMGHPVCGDIKYGNGDDPCQRLCLHAYVLCFYHPVTHQPMEFETPIPAEFRRALKNDR, translated from the coding sequence ATGGTAGAAAAACCTGCTCCGTTGCTGGAATGGCTGATGGAGAATGTGAAGGGACCTAGCAAGACTAAGGTGAAGCAGACTCTGCAGGGTAGGGGAATCAAGGTAAATGGCAAAACCATTACCCAGTTTGATTATGCCCTGAAACCAGGTATGAAGGTGAGTGTGAGCAAGACAAAGAAGAATCAGGAGGTATTTAAAAGCAGATACCTTAAGATTGTTTATGAAGACAGATATCTGATTGTTGTCGAGAAAAACATCGGTATATTGAGTATGGCTGCCGGTCATTCTACTCTGAATGTGAAAACGGTACTTGATGATTATTTTCATAAGACTCGCCAGAACTGCCAGGCGCATGTAGTACACCGACTTGACCGTGATACATCGGGCTTGATGATTTATGCCAAGGATAAGCAGACGGAACTGGCTTTGGAGGATGATTGGCATCATAATGTGTACGACCGCAGATATGTGGCTCTGGTTTCCGGAGAGATGGAAGATGATGAAGGTACCGTTGCTAATTGGCTGAAAGATAACAAGGCTTATATTACTTACAGTAGTGATACGGATAATGGCGGCAAGTATGCTGTTACCCATTTCCATACATTAGAGCGTACCACCGCTCATTCTCTGGTGGAGTTCAAACTCGAAACGGGCCGTAAGAATCAGATTCGTGTTCATACAGCTGATATGGGGCATCCGGTGTGTGGTGACATCAAGTATGGTAATGGTGATGATCCATGCCAGCGCTTGTGCCTGCATGCCTATGTGCTGTGTTTCTATCATCCCGTAACGCATCAGCCTATGGAATTTGAAACTCCGATACCGGCTGAATTCCGCAGGGCATTAAAGAATGATCGTTAA
- a CDS encoding ABC-F family ATP-binding cassette domain-containing protein codes for MITVQNLAIQFGKRVLYKDVNLKFTHGNIYGIIGANGAGKSTFLRAISGDLEPNKGTVEMGPGERLSVLEQDHFKYDDFRVMDTVLMGHQPLWENMKERERLYAKPEMTEEDGNLAAELELKFAEMNGWEAESNAAQLLQNLGVKEERHDKLVGELSNTEKVRVMLAKALFGNPDNLLLDEPTNDLDLDTVEWLEDYLSNIEQTVLVVSHDRHFLDAVSTQTVDIDFGKITMFAGNYSFWYESSQLALRQAQNQKMKAEEKKKQLEEFIRRFSANVAKSKQTTSRKKMLEKLNVEEIRPSSRKYPGIIFQMDREPGNQILEVEGLKACDEDGTVLFDHVNFNIEKGEKVVFLSHNPKAMTALFEIINGNRKADAGDYKWGVTITTAYLPLDNTEFFQSDKNLVDWLSQYGPGNEVAMKGYLGRMLFSGEEVLKKVNVLSGGEKMRCMIARMQLQNANCLILDTPTNHLDLESIQAFNNNLVGFKGNILFSSHDHEFINTVANRIIELTPSGTIDKLMSYDEYIYDEAIKEQKAKMYGF; via the coding sequence ATGATTACAGTACAAAATCTTGCGATCCAATTCGGAAAGAGAGTGCTTTACAAGGATGTAAACCTCAAGTTCACTCATGGTAATATTTATGGTATCATCGGTGCTAACGGTGCCGGAAAATCTACTTTTCTCCGCGCTATCAGCGGCGACCTTGAACCAAACAAGGGTACAGTAGAAATGGGACCAGGCGAGCGACTTTCTGTCTTGGAACAGGACCACTTCAAATATGACGATTTCCGCGTGATGGATACCGTTCTGATGGGCCATCAGCCATTATGGGAAAACATGAAGGAGCGCGAGCGCCTCTATGCTAAGCCAGAGATGACAGAAGAAGATGGTAACCTCGCTGCTGAGCTGGAGCTCAAGTTTGCAGAAATGAATGGTTGGGAGGCAGAAAGTAATGCCGCACAACTTCTGCAGAACCTCGGTGTAAAGGAAGAACGCCACGACAAACTCGTTGGAGAACTCTCTAATACAGAGAAGGTGCGCGTGATGCTGGCAAAGGCACTCTTCGGCAACCCAGACAACCTCCTTCTCGATGAGCCTACCAACGACCTCGACCTCGACACAGTTGAGTGGTTGGAAGACTATCTCAGCAACATTGAACAGACCGTACTCGTAGTATCTCACGACCGTCACTTCCTCGATGCTGTAAGTACCCAGACCGTAGATATCGACTTCGGTAAGATTACGATGTTTGCAGGTAACTACTCTTTCTGGTACGAGAGTTCTCAGTTGGCTCTCCGCCAGGCTCAGAACCAGAAGATGAAGGCTGAAGAGAAGAAGAAGCAGTTGGAAGAATTCATCCGCCGATTCTCAGCTAACGTTGCCAAGAGTAAGCAGACTACATCCCGCAAGAAGATGCTGGAGAAACTGAACGTTGAAGAAATCCGTCCATCAAGCCGTAAATACCCAGGCATCATCTTCCAGATGGACCGTGAGCCAGGTAACCAGATTCTGGAGGTAGAGGGACTGAAAGCATGCGACGAAGACGGAACAGTGCTCTTCGACCATGTAAACTTCAACATAGAAAAGGGCGAGAAGGTAGTATTCCTCTCTCACAACCCTAAGGCGATGACAGCACTCTTCGAAATCATCAACGGCAACCGAAAGGCTGACGCAGGTGACTACAAGTGGGGTGTTACTATCACAACAGCTTATCTCCCACTCGATAATACAGAATTCTTCCAGAGCGACAAGAACCTGGTAGACTGGTTGAGCCAGTATGGTCCAGGTAACGAAGTTGCCATGAAGGGCTACCTCGGAAGAATGCTCTTCAGCGGCGAAGAAGTACTGAAGAAGGTAAATGTCCTCTCCGGAGGTGAAAAAATGAGATGTATGATTGCACGCATGCAGTTGCAGAACGCCAACTGCCTGATTCTTGATACACCAACCAACCACTTGGACCTGGAGAGTATTCAGGCATTCAACAACAACCTGGTAGGTTTCAAGGGCAATATCCTCTTCTCTAGCCACGACCACGAATTCATCAACACCGTGGCAAACCGTATCATCGAGCTCACTCCATCAGGCACCATCGACAAGCTCATGTCTTATGATGAGTATATCTACGATGAAGCTATCAAGGAGCAGAAGGCTAAGATGTACGGATTCTAA
- a CDS encoding nucleotide exchange factor GrpE — translation MSKEKEINIEDGNVQETVQNENNEQTTQNENTEENQNTDNKAEEGDNNTDAADKKAEEIDPLTKAQQEVEELKKQLLYKTAEFENYRKRTLKEKAELILNGGEKTVAAILPILDDFERAIADKSEDPKAIKEGVQMIFNKFVKTLEGLGVKKIETNDKDFDVDFHEAIAMVPGMGDDKKGKIIDCVQTGYTMNDKVIRHAKVAVGQ, via the coding sequence ATGTCAAAAGAAAAAGAAATCAATATAGAGGACGGAAACGTTCAGGAGACTGTTCAGAATGAAAATAATGAGCAGACAACTCAAAATGAAAATACTGAGGAAAATCAGAATACTGACAACAAGGCAGAAGAAGGTGACAACAATACAGACGCTGCTGACAAGAAGGCAGAAGAGATTGATCCTTTAACAAAAGCACAGCAAGAGGTAGAGGAACTCAAGAAACAGTTGCTCTATAAGACTGCTGAGTTTGAGAATTACCGCAAGCGTACCCTCAAAGAGAAAGCAGAACTGATTTTGAATGGCGGCGAGAAGACTGTAGCTGCTATTCTGCCTATTCTCGACGACTTTGAGCGTGCCATCGCTGACAAGAGCGAAGACCCTAAGGCTATCAAGGAAGGTGTCCAGATGATTTTCAACAAGTTCGTAAAGACACTCGAAGGTCTTGGCGTAAAGAAGATTGAAACCAACGACAAGGATTTCGATGTAGATTTCCACGAGGCTATTGCTATGGTTCCGGGAATGGGCGATGACAAGAAGGGAAAGATCATTGACTGCGTCCAGACAGGTTATACGATGAACGACAAGGTGATTCGCCATGCCAAGGTAGCTGTAGGTCAGTAA
- the dnaJ gene encoding molecular chaperone DnaJ, translated as MAKRDYYEVLGVDKSASEDEIKKAYRKIAIKYHPDRNPGNKEAEEKFKEAAEAYEVLHDAQKRQQYDQFGFDGPQGGFGGFGGGASMDMNDIFSMFGDIFGGHGGFSGFGGGGFGGGSQKRVYQGGDLRVRVKLTLQEAATGVTKRFKIRKDVTCSACHGTGCEGGAQPETCPECHGSGYVLKTVRSMFGMMQTQAACTKCGGEGTIIKNKCKECGGDGIVKGEELVEINIPAGVDNDMVVTVEGKGNQGKHNGLYGNLQVMVSVEKNNDFERVGQDLYHNLVLDFATATLGGEVEVPTLDGKTKIKIEPGTQPGKQIRLRGKGMPAIKGYGYGRGDIIVNITVFIPTSLTKEEKNLVVKFKECDNFKADNAEKKSLFESFKNLFKK; from the coding sequence ATGGCTAAGAGAGACTATTATGAGGTGCTGGGCGTAGACAAGTCGGCATCAGAAGACGAAATAAAGAAGGCGTATCGAAAGATAGCCATCAAGTATCATCCAGACCGCAACCCTGGCAACAAAGAGGCGGAAGAGAAATTCAAGGAAGCTGCCGAAGCTTACGAAGTTCTCCACGATGCCCAGAAGCGCCAGCAGTATGACCAGTTTGGTTTCGACGGCCCACAAGGTGGATTCGGCGGATTCGGCGGTGGTGCCAGCATGGACATGAACGACATCTTCTCTATGTTTGGAGATATCTTTGGCGGACACGGCGGTTTCAGCGGCTTTGGTGGCGGCGGTTTCGGTGGCGGCTCACAGAAGCGGGTTTACCAGGGTGGCGACCTTCGCGTAAGAGTAAAACTGACTCTTCAGGAAGCAGCAACAGGTGTTACCAAACGCTTCAAGATTCGCAAGGATGTAACTTGCTCTGCATGTCACGGAACAGGTTGCGAAGGTGGTGCCCAGCCAGAAACATGTCCGGAATGTCATGGAAGCGGCTATGTCTTAAAAACGGTACGCAGCATGTTCGGCATGATGCAAACTCAGGCTGCATGTACAAAGTGTGGCGGTGAGGGAACTATCATCAAGAACAAATGTAAGGAATGCGGTGGCGACGGAATCGTGAAGGGCGAGGAACTCGTAGAAATCAATATCCCTGCAGGTGTCGACAACGATATGGTTGTTACCGTTGAAGGAAAGGGTAACCAAGGCAAGCACAATGGTCTCTACGGAAACCTACAGGTAATGGTAAGCGTAGAAAAGAACAATGATTTCGAGCGTGTTGGTCAGGACTTATACCATAATCTTGTTCTTGACTTTGCAACTGCCACTTTGGGTGGCGAGGTAGAAGTCCCTACCTTGGATGGTAAGACGAAGATCAAAATAGAACCTGGCACACAACCAGGCAAACAGATCCGTTTGCGTGGCAAAGGTATGCCGGCTATTAAGGGATATGGTTATGGTCGTGGTGATATTATCGTCAATATTACCGTTTTCATCCCTACCTCTCTGACCAAAGAAGAAAAGAATCTTGTTGTGAAATTCAAGGAATGTGATAATTTCAAAGCAGATAATGCAGAGAAGAAATCTCTCTTTGAAAGTTTCAAGAATCTCTTTAAAAAATAA
- a CDS encoding bifunctional folylpolyglutamate synthase/dihydrofolate synthase, whose protein sequence is MNYQETVEYLFTSTPVFEKIGAKAYKPGLDTMYKMDEHFGHPHNQYKCIHIAGTNGKGSSSHTLAAILQSQGYKVGLFTSPHLVDFRERIRVNGEMVSEEYVIDFVENNRKFFELLHPSFFELTTMMAFQYFAEQKVDFAVIEVGLGGRLDSTNIITPILSVITNISFDHTQFLGNTLGEIAGEKAGIIKPQIPVVIGEWNEETQPVFIKKAYEQNSSIHFAHATNADMNFELKGNYQKKNFCTISAAVECLKEEGIEIKDENIKNGFEHVCELTGLRGRWEKLNEHPLTICDTGHNLAGWEYLEPQIASAKADTKHIVFGMVDDKDVEHVMGLLEKLPKESTIFYWTQPSTKRAIPVDKLYGYAQKHGLNGTCYQTIAQAFNKAKANAKKDDFIFIGGSSYVVADLLSESF, encoded by the coding sequence ATGAATTATCAAGAAACTGTTGAATATCTTTTCACCAGCACGCCGGTTTTTGAAAAGATTGGAGCCAAGGCATACAAACCTGGGCTTGATACGATGTATAAAATGGACGAACACTTTGGACATCCTCATAACCAATATAAATGTATCCACATTGCAGGAACCAACGGAAAAGGTTCATCATCCCATACCCTTGCTGCAATCCTGCAGAGCCAGGGCTATAAGGTCGGCCTGTTCACATCTCCACATCTTGTAGATTTCAGAGAACGCATTCGCGTAAATGGTGAGATGGTAAGCGAAGAGTATGTAATCGACTTTGTAGAAAACAACCGGAAATTCTTCGAACTGCTACATCCTTCGTTCTTTGAACTGACCACCATGATGGCATTTCAGTATTTTGCAGAACAAAAGGTAGACTTTGCCGTCATTGAAGTTGGATTGGGAGGAAGACTGGACAGTACCAACATCATCACTCCTATCCTATCCGTTATCACGAACATCAGTTTTGACCACACCCAATTCCTCGGGAATACACTCGGCGAGATTGCAGGCGAAAAGGCGGGTATCATCAAACCTCAGATTCCTGTCGTCATTGGCGAATGGAACGAAGAGACCCAACCTGTGTTCATCAAGAAAGCCTATGAGCAGAATTCTTCTATCCATTTTGCACATGCAACTAACGCAGACATGAACTTTGAACTGAAAGGCAACTATCAGAAAAAGAACTTCTGCACCATATCCGCAGCCGTAGAATGCCTGAAGGAAGAAGGAATAGAAATCAAAGATGAAAACATAAAGAACGGCTTCGAACATGTATGCGAGCTGACAGGCTTACGTGGCAGATGGGAAAAACTCAACGAGCATCCTCTCACCATCTGTGATACGGGACATAACCTTGCCGGATGGGAGTATCTGGAACCTCAGATTGCATCCGCCAAAGCCGATACGAAACATATTGTCTTCGGAATGGTTGACGACAAAGATGTAGAACATGTAATGGGACTATTAGAAAAGTTGCCAAAAGAAAGCACGATTTTCTATTGGACGCAGCCATCAACCAAAAGAGCGATTCCTGTAGACAAATTATACGGATACGCACAAAAGCACGGCTTAAACGGAACATGCTATCAAACTATCGCACAGGCATTTAACAAAGCAAAAGCAAACGCGAAAAAAGATGATTTTATCTTTATTGGCGGATCAAGTTACGTCGTTGCCGATTTGCTATCAGAATCGTTTTAG
- a CDS encoding aldose epimerase family protein: MNTEPANKCGLKREDFQTTVNGKKTDLFVLRNKQGNEVAVTNYGGAVVAIMMPDKDGNYANLIQGHDNIQDVINSPEPFLSVLIGRYGNRIKEGKFILHGKEYHLACNNGRNHLHGGPTGFHTKVWDATRMSDNAVVLKYTSPYGEEGFTGELTVWVAYTLTDNNEFVIKYQATTNKTTICNLTHHAFFSIQGIANPTPTVDNIICEVNANYYLPIDEYSIPTGEILKVEGTPFDFRTPKPIGQDINADNEQIKNGQGYDHNFVLNKTEEGELSFAARIKDPVSCRTMEVYTTEPGLQMYTGNFLEGISGQFGATFPRRSAVCFEAQKFPDTPNHTYFPSCRLNPGETYTQKTIYKFGIDK, from the coding sequence ATGAATACAGAACCAGCAAATAAGTGTGGTTTGAAAAGAGAAGATTTTCAGACCACAGTGAATGGCAAGAAGACTGATCTCTTCGTGTTAAGAAACAAGCAAGGCAACGAAGTTGCAGTGACTAACTATGGTGGAGCAGTCGTAGCCATCATGATGCCTGACAAGGATGGCAACTATGCCAACCTCATCCAGGGTCATGACAACATACAGGACGTCATCAACTCACCAGAGCCATTCTTGAGTGTGCTCATCGGTCGTTATGGCAACCGTATTAAAGAAGGCAAGTTCATACTTCACGGCAAGGAGTATCACTTGGCATGCAACAATGGTCGCAACCACCTGCATGGTGGACCTACAGGTTTCCACACCAAAGTTTGGGATGCAACCCGCATGAGTGATAACGCTGTCGTGTTGAAATACACGAGCCCTTATGGTGAAGAAGGCTTCACTGGTGAGTTGACAGTTTGGGTAGCTTACACATTGACCGACAACAATGAATTCGTTATCAAGTATCAGGCTACAACCAACAAGACAACCATCTGCAACCTGACACATCACGCATTCTTCTCAATCCAGGGTATTGCTAATCCTACCCCAACAGTTGACAATATCATCTGTGAGGTAAACGCAAACTACTATCTCCCTATCGATGAGTATTCTATCCCTACAGGTGAGATTTTGAAGGTTGAGGGCACACCATTCGATTTCCGTACACCAAAGCCAATTGGTCAGGACATCAATGCAGACAACGAGCAGATCAAGAATGGTCAGGGCTATGACCACAACTTTGTATTGAACAAGACAGAAGAAGGTGAGTTGAGTTTCGCTGCCCGTATAAAAGACCCTGTAAGCTGCCGTACCATGGAGGTTTATACCACAGAACCAGGTTTGCAGATGTACACAGGTAATTTCCTTGAAGGTATCTCAGGACAGTTTGGTGCAACATTCCCACGTCGCAGTGCTGTCTGCTTCGAGGCACAGAAGTTCCCAGACACTCCAAATCACACCTATTTCCCAAGTTGTAGATTAAATCCGGGTGAAACATACACCCAGAAGACTATCTATAAGTTTGGAATTGACAAATAA